DNA sequence from the Pseudoduganella plicata genome:
GCTGATCGACGCCGTCAACGCCCTCGCCTGTCCGATCCTTGCGCTGGACGTGCCCAGCGGCCTGGATGCCGATGGCGGCTGCGTCGTCGGCCCCGGCGGGTGCGCCGTGCGCGCCACGCACACCCTCACCTTCATCGGCGACAAGCCCGGCCTGCACACTGCCGATGGCCGCGACCATGCGGGCAGCGTGACCGTGGCCACGCTCGAGATCGACGCGGCGCATTTCCCGCCTGCGGCCATGCGGCTGGGCGACGTGGCGCTGTTTGCCGGCGCGGCAAGGCAGCGCCGGCAGAACACGCACAAGGGCAGCTTCGGCAACGTGGCGGTGCTGGGCGGCGCTCCCGGCATGAGCGGTGCGCCGATCCTGGCGGGACGGGCCGCGCTGCATGCCGGCGCCGGCCGTGTCTACCTGTACTTTGCGGGCCCCGCGCCGGCGACCGACCCGGGACAGCCGGAGCTGATGTGCCGCGCGGCGCACGGCGCCGATTTCGGCGCCGCCGTCACCGTGGCGGGCCCGGGACTGGGCGGCAGCGACGAGGCGGCGCACCTGCTGGAAGCGGCCCTCGCCAGCCCGCAGCCGCTGGTGGCCGATGCCGACGCGCTCAACCTTCTCGCCGCGCGACTGGCGCTGGCGGCGCGGCTGCGTGGGCGCAAGGCCGCGACCATCCTGACGCCCCACCCGCTCGAAGCGGCACGCCTGCTCGGTGTCGGCGCCGGTGCCATCGGGCGCGATCGCATCGACAGCGCGCGCCGGCTTGCCGCCGGGCTGCATGCGATCGTGGTCCTGAAGGGCTCCGGCACCGTCATCGCGGCGCCCGACGGGGCCATCGTCATCAACCCGACCGGCAACCCGGCGCTGGCGACGGCAGGCACGGGCGACGTGCTGGCGGGGCTGTGCGGGGCACTGCTGGCGCAGGGCTGGCCGGCCTGGGAAGCGGCACTGGGCGCGGTGTGGCTGCACGGCATGGCCGCGGACGTGCTGGTGGCAGATGGCGTCGGCCCCATCGGGCTGACGGCCGGCGAGCTGATACCGGCCATCCGCACGGCGCTGAACCGGCTGGTGGCGCAGCGCGCACGCCAGCCCAGGTAAAACGGCTAGACCAGCCGGCCGGCCGCGATCGTGACGGTGCGTCCGCAGCGGGCGGCAATGCCCGTATCGTGCGTGACAAGAACCAGCGTCGAGCCGCGCTCGCGATTGAGCTCGAACATCAGCGCGATCACGGCCTCGCCGGTGGCGGCGTCGAGGCTGCCGGTCGGCTCGTCCGCCAGCAGCAGCGGCGGCTCCGTGACGAAGGCGCGCGCCAGCGCCACGCGCTGCTGTTCGCCGCCGGACAGGAATTTCGGATAGTGTCTGAGGCGGCTGGACAAGCCGACGCGGCCCAGCATCGCCTCGGCCTTGGCGCGGGCGTCGCCGTCGCCGCGCAATTCCAGCGGCAGCATGACGTTCTCCAGCGCCGTCAGGTGCGCCAGCAGCTGAAACGACTGGAACACGAAGCCAAGCCGCTCCTTGCGCAGCGCGGCGCGGCCGTCCTCGTCCAGCGCGAAGATATCGATGTCTTCGATCAGCACCGTGCCGGCGCTGGGCGTGTCGAGCCCCGCCAGTAATCCCAGCAGCGTGGACTTGCCGGAGCCGGAGGCGCCCACGATGGCAACCGTCTCGCCCCGTTGCACGGTAAAATCGACGCTGTGCAGGATGGTCAGCTCGCCGCTGGCATCGGCCACGCGCTTGGTCAGGCCGCGTACGGCAATGGCGTCCGGCCTGGCGGCGCCCTGCACGGCAGGCTGCTGGCGCGCCGTCGCGGGAGAATCGGGAACAAAACTGCTGGTGGCGCTGGAGAAATCTGGCATGGTCGAGGATGTGCGGAGTTGAGCTTATTTTGAACCGATTACTGAGGATGGACGTGCTGACGAATTTCAGAAACCTGGTGGCCCTGTGCGCACTGCTCGTACTGGGCGTCGGCGCGAACGCCTATTCTGCCCCAAAAACGCTGCTCGTGGTGGGCGACAGCCTGTCGGCCGAATATGGCATCGCCCGCGGCACCGGCTGGGTTGCCCTGCTGGAGCGCAAGCTGCAGGCACAGAACATCGCCGCCAGCATCGTCAACGCCAGCGTCAGCGGCGAAACCACCAGCGGCGGGCGCACCCGCCTGCCCGCGCTGCTGACGAAGCACAAGCCTGACATCGTCGTCATTGAACTGGGCGCCAACGATGGCCTGCGCGGCCTGCCCGTCACGGCCGCCGATGCGAATCTGCGCGCGATGGTGAGCGCGGCACGGAAGGCCGACGCGCAAGTGCTCCTCGTCGGCATGCAGATCCCGCCGAACTACGGCCGCGACTACGCGGATAAATTCTCGGCCATGTACGGCGCCATCAGCCGCGACGAGAAGGTGGCGCTGGCCCCGTTCATGCTGGCTGGCGTGGCGGAAAAAGCGGACCTGTTCCAGGCCGACCGCCTGCACCCGCTGGCGGCGGCGCACCCTGTCATCCTGAATAATATCTGGCCCTCGCTGGCCCCACTGTTGAAAGCCAAATGAAGTATCCCGAAATCCTCCGCATCGACGACGTGCTGGCCCGCCTCGACGACTTCGACACGATCATCGACGCGCGCACGCCGGACGAATTCGCGCTGGACCACCTGCCCGATGCGATCAACTGCCCCGTGCTGGACAACGAGCAGCGCATCCGCGTCGGCACCATGTACAAGCAGGTCGGCAGCTTCGAGGCGAAGAAGGTGGGCGCCGCATTGGTGGCGAAGAACATCGCCCACCATATCGAGACGCTGTGGCAGGACAAGCCGCGCGAATGGAAGCCACTGGTCTACTGCTGGCGCGGCGGCAACCGCAGCGGCTCGATGGCGCATATCCTGGCAAAGATCGGCTGGCCCGTGGTGCAGCTCGAAGGCGGCTATAAAGCCTTCCGCAACCGCGTCAACGCCGACCTGGAGCGAACGCCCGAACTGGATTTCCGCGTCATCTGCGGCACCACGGGCAGCGGCAAGACGCGCCTGCTGGACACGCTCGAATCGATCGGCGCGCAGGTGCTCGACCTGGAACAGCTGGCCGCGCACCGCGGCTCCGTGCTGGGCAACCTGCCCTGCCAGCCGCAGCCGACGCAAAAGGGCTTCGAGACGTCGATCTGGAACCGGCTGCGCCGCTTCGATCCGCAGCGGCCCGTCTTCGTCGAATCGGAAAGCAGGAAGGTGGGCGACCTGCGCGTGCCGGCCGCGCTGATGGAGCGCATGCGCGCGTCGCCCTGCGTCGCGCTGCAGGTGGCGCGTGCCGAGCGCGTCAAGCTGCTGATCGAGGACTACCAGCACTTCGCCTGCAACGCGCCGGCGCTGAACGCGCAGCTCGAATACCTGACGGACCTGCACGGCAAGGCGAGAATCGCCGCATGGCAGGAGATGGCAACGGGCGGGCGCATGCCGGAACTGGTCGACGAACTGCTGGTGAACCACTACGACCCCGCCTACACCCGCTCCATCCATCGCAACTTCAGCCAATACGAACACGCGCAGGCGGTGGCGCTGGCCGACATCTCGCCCGCTTCGTTCCTTGCGGCCGCGCGGACGTTGCACAACGACTGATTGCCACTCGGGGACCCGCACCTTCAGGCGCCAGTCCCCGGCGTCCGCATCGCACACCCGCGGTGCACGCCGGCCTTCCATTCGATACGGCAGTCTGGTGCGCCACCACATCGGGGCCAGGCACCGGCCGCCGCGCAAGTCTCCGTCACCATTTCCTGCCCTCATAAAAAAAGCCGCCCGGCGCAACCGGGCGGCTTTCCGCATTCATGGGGTCGTGAATTACTCGGTGCCGTCGGCCTTTGCGGCCGTCACCGGCTTGACGATCTTGACCTTGGCCTTTTCCTTCAGCACTTCGACGTAGTTGACCATGTCCTGCTGGGCCACGATATTGTCGATCTGCTCGGCGTCGGCCTTGCGGCGTGCCTCGTCCGGCGCGGCCGGCTGGTGCACCTTGCCGATGCGGTAGATGCCGTAGCCCATGCCTGGCAGCTCGATGCCCACGTAGGCCGGCAGCTTCGACGTGTCGGCTTTGAGCACGGCGCGGGCAGCCAGCGGGTTGATGCCGTCGATCTTCGCACGCGAGATCGTCAGCGGCGCGCCGAAGCCGGTCGCGTCGCCCGACGCCTTCAGCGCGGCCAGTTTGGCGTCGCCCGCCTTCTTGGCGGCGGCCAGCGCTTCCTGGGCCGTCACGCGCTGACGGATCTCGTCCGCCACTTCAGCCAGCGGACGCACGGATGCCGGCTTGAAGTCGACGATGCGGCCGGAGACCAGCGTGCTTGGCGCCACTTCCACCGCTTCCGTGTTGCGCTTGTCCTTGATCGCCTCGCCGGAGAACAGCGCGGTCAGGAACTTGGCGTTGTTGTACGGCGCCGCGCCCAGGGCGGGATTGGGCGTGCGGGTCAGACCGGCGGCCGTCTGGATTTTCAGACCCAGCTTGTCGGCCACGGGCTTGAGCGAATCGGCCTGTTCGTACACGGTGTTGGTGAACGTCTCGGCGGCTTCCGAATACTTCTTCGCAGCCTTCTGCTTTTTCAGTTCCGCGGCGATGTCGCCCTTGACGGCTTCCAGCGGCTTCAGCACGGCCGGCTTGAGCGCCGTCACGGTGATGATGTGATAGCCGAACTCGGACTCCACGACGCCGCTGACTTCACCCTGCTTGAGCTTGAAGATGGCCCCTTCCACGGTCGGTACCAGCGAACCTTTTTCGATCACGCCCAGGTCGCCGCCCTGCTCCGCCGAACCCGGATCTTCCGACTTCGCCTTGGCGATGGCCGCGAACTGGCTTGGGGCCTTGCGCACGTCGGCCAGGATCGCTTCTGCCTTGGCCTTCGCGGCCGTCTTGGCGGCGGCGTTGGCATCCTTCGCGGCGGCGACCAGGATATGACTGGCGCGGCGTTCTTCCGGCGCCGTGTAGCGTGCCGGAGCGGCGTTGTAGACGGCGGCGACTTCGTCGTCGCTGACGGTGATGCCGCTGGCGATTGCGTTGGCATCGAAGACAACGTACTCGATGCTGGCCTGTTCCGGCACGGCGTACTGCTTGGTGTTCTTGTCGTAGTACGCCTTGATCATGGCGTCGGTGACCTTGACGTCGGCGGCGAAGCCGGACAGCGGCAATACCAGCTCCTGCACGTCGCGTTCCTGCTCCGTCAGATTGGCGACCAGCTGCGACACGGTGCGCGGTGCGAACGCGCTGCCCTGCACGCCGGCAGCCATCTGCTGGATCGTCAGATCGCGCTTGAGCGACTGGAAGTAGCCTTCGGGCGACAGGCCCGTCTGGCTGGCGATCAGGCTGGCGGCGCGCTCTTCATCGAGCTTGCCGTCGGCTTTGAACATGCCGGGAATGTCCTGCAGGCTCTCGGCCACGGCGCGCTGCACGGCGGCGTCGGCCACGCCCAGGTGGCTGCGCGACGCCTCGGCGACGATGGCGCGCTGAGCGATCAGGTTATCGAGCACGCTCTGGCGGAATTCGGGGGTGTCGAACAGCTTCTGGTCGAACTGGGCACCGAGGCGCTGGCGGTACTGGTCCAGCTGCCGACGCAGCGCCTGCTCGTATTCCTGCTGGGTCAGCGCCTGGCCGCCGACCTTGGCGACCGTATTGGCGCTGTCGCCGGAGCTGTTGTAACCGCTGACGCCGACGAAGACGAACGACGGCACAATGACGATCGCCAGCAAAATCTGCATCAGTTTTTGATGCGTACGAATGAATTCAAACATGGTCGGCCAATTTGATGAGTGGATCACTTCAAGGCACCGGCGCATGCCGCACGGCCCCTGTAAAAAAGGCGAACCCGAGTTCGCCCTCTGCTGCTCACGCGATTATAGGGGGCGGGTACTGGTATAGCAAGGCAACGGTTTGAATAATTGGCAAGACTGGCAGATCGAACCAGTGCGCTGCGCCGTGTCATTTCATGCCATGGTCATGCCTGCCCCGCACCGGAAAACAAAAAACCCCGCAGCCTCAGCTTGCGGGGTTTTTGATATTCTGGCGGAGCGGACGGGGCTCGTCGACGTTCCGCCGACCGCGGTTTCGCTGGCAAGCGAAACCCTTCGAGCCCTGGGCTCGTGCTCCCCGCAGGGGGAGCACTTCTACAACGATGTTCTGGCGGAGCGGACGGGGCTCGTCGACGTTGCGCCGACCGCGGTTTCGCTGGCAAGCGAAACCCTTCGAGCCCTGGGCTCGTGCTCCCCGCAGGGGGAGCACTTCTACAACGATGTTCTGGCGGAGCGGACGGGGCTCGAACCCGCGACCCCCGGCGTGACAGGCCGGTATTCTAACCAACTGAACTACCGCTCCAGGACTTGCAACGTCGCTCGGTGAGCTTGCGACCGGACAGTTGCCGGCTCACCGAAGTCAATTAGTTTACAGCATCTTTCAGTGCTTTACCAGCTTTGAATTTCGGCACTTTGGCGGCCTCGATCGTGATCTCTTCCTTGGTGCGCGGGTTGCGGCCGGTACGGGCTGCGCGCTCGCTCACCATGAAGGTGCCGAAGCCGACGAGGGTCACGCTGTCGTTCTTGGCCAGAGTAGTGGTAACGCCATCGATCATCGCGTCCAGCGCGCGTGCCGCGGCCGCTTTCGAGATGTCAGCGGAAGTGGCGATATGGTCGATCAGTTCAGTCTTGTTCACAGCTTGTTCCCCGTCACAAAGGTTTAAATCGTTTATACCGTTTCTGCACCCTTGCGGGGCGGCCCGGCAATTGAAAGGGGCTTCGAAAAATCGTCGCGGACAGAACCGGCGGCGCCGCGCAAGGGCGGCGGGCAAGGCGGCGATGAAACGCAGGGGATTTTTCGAGGCTCCTGAAGGGCAGAGAAAAATCTCAGGCCGTATTAAACAGGCGACGCTTGCTCTGTGTCAAGGCGTGAAGTTGTAAATTATGCGTGAATTCCGGGGCTGGCGACCCCGCTCTCACGAAAGAGGCGTCGTACGAGTGAAAAACTGCCGCGCAAGTAGAAAAACGGGCACCCGAAGGTGCCCGTCCGTGACCGATCGCACAGGGCGCGCCGCGCTTAGCGCTTTACGCTCGGTGCTTCACGCTCAGTGCTTCACGACTTCGGTCGCACCTTCCGGCTTGGCCGTCGACGCAGCCACCGCGTCGACCGCCGGCACGTCCGCCAGCGCTTCCGGCTGACGTTCCAGGGCGATTTCCAGCACCTTGTCGATCCAGCGTACCGGCACGATTTCCAGCTTGTTCTTCACATTGTCCGGAATCTCGGCCAGGTCCTTGACGTTCTGCTCGGGGATCAGGACCGTCTTGATGCCGCCGCGATGCGCCGCCAGCAGCTTCTCTTTCAGGCCACCGATCGGCAGCACTTCGCCGCGCAGCGTGATCTCGCCCGTCATCGCCACGTCGGCGCGCACCGGGATGCCCGTAAACACCGACACCATCGCCGTCGTCATCGCGATACCGGCGGACGGACCGTCCTTCGGCGTCGCGCCTTCCGGCACGTGGATGTGCATGTCCTGCTTCTCGAACACCTCGCCCTTGATGCCCAGGCGTTGCGCACGGCTGCGTACAACGGTGCGGGCGGCCTCGATCGACTCCTTCATCACGTCGCCCAGCGTACCGGTGCGGATGACGTTGCCCTTGCCAGGCATGCTGACCGCTTCGATCGTCAGCAGGTCGCCGCCCACTTCCGTCCAGGCCAGTCCGACCACCTGGCCGACCTGATTTTCCTTTTCCGCCACGCCGAAGTCGTAGCGGCGCACGCCCAGGAACTTGTCCAGGTTTTTCGGCGTGACGGCAACCTTCTTCTCGGTCTTCTTCAGCAGCAGCAGCTTGACCACCTTGCGGCAGATTTTCGAGACTTCCCGTTCCAGCGAACGCACGCCTGCTTCACGGGTGTAGTAGCGGATCACGTCGCGGATGGCTGCTTCGCTGACGGCGATCTCGCCCTCGTTCAGACCGTTGTTCTTGATCTGCTTCGGCAGCAGGTAGCGCAGCGCGATGCTGGTCTTCTCGTCTTCCGTGTAACCGGACAGGCGGATCACTTCCATCCGGTCCAGCAGCGCCGGCGGGATGTTGTACGAGTTCGACGTCGCCACGAACATCACGTCCGACAGGTCGAAGTCCACTTCGATGTAGTGGTCCGAGAACGTGTGGTTCTGTTCCGGGTCCAGCACTTCGAGCAGGGCCGACGACGGATCGCCGCGGAAGTCCGCGCCCATCTTGTCGATCTCGTCCAGCAGGAAGAGCGGGTTGCGCACGCCGACTTTCGCCAGCGACTGCAGCACCTTGCCCGGCATCGAGCCGATGTAGGTACGGCGGTGGCCG
Encoded proteins:
- the mnmH gene encoding tRNA 2-selenouridine(34) synthase MnmH, with the protein product MKYPEILRIDDVLARLDDFDTIIDARTPDEFALDHLPDAINCPVLDNEQRIRVGTMYKQVGSFEAKKVGAALVAKNIAHHIETLWQDKPREWKPLVYCWRGGNRSGSMAHILAKIGWPVVQLEGGYKAFRNRVNADLERTPELDFRVICGTTGSGKTRLLDTLESIGAQVLDLEQLAAHRGSVLGNLPCQPQPTQKGFETSIWNRLRRFDPQRPVFVESESRKVGDLRVPAALMERMRASPCVALQVARAERVKLLIEDYQHFACNAPALNAQLEYLTDLHGKARIAAWQEMATGGRMPELVDELLVNHYDPAYTRSIHRNFSQYEHAQAVALADISPASFLAAARTLHND
- the lon gene encoding endopeptidase La, with amino-acid sequence MTTSKLTEQTQLPLLPLRDVVVFPHMVIPLFVGRPKSIKALEAAMEQGKSIMLAAQKAAAKDEPSPADIYEIGCVANILQMLKLPDGTVKVLVEGAQRARIRKITDAPTHFVADLTPLDSEIGDDSEIEAMRRAIVQQFDQYVKLNKKIPPEILASLSGIDDAGRLADTVAAHLPLKLEQKQVILEIFNVAKRLEHLLGQLEGELDILQVEKRIRGRVKRQMEKSQREYYLNEQVKAIQKELGEGEEGADFDELEKKVIAAKMPKEALDKANAELKKLKLMSPMSAEATVVRNYIDTLVSLPWKKKSKVNNDLSNAEKVLEGDHYGLDKVKERILEYLAVQQRVDKLKAPILCFVGPPGVGKTSLGQSIARATNRKFVRMALGGVRDEAEIRGHRRTYIGSMPGKVLQSLAKVGVRNPLFLLDEIDKMGADFRGDPSSALLEVLDPEQNHTFSDHYIEVDFDLSDVMFVATSNSYNIPPALLDRMEVIRLSGYTEDEKTSIALRYLLPKQIKNNGLNEGEIAVSEAAIRDVIRYYTREAGVRSLEREVSKICRKVVKLLLLKKTEKKVAVTPKNLDKFLGVRRYDFGVAEKENQVGQVVGLAWTEVGGDLLTIEAVSMPGKGNVIRTGTLGDVMKESIEAARTVVRSRAQRLGIKGEVFEKQDMHIHVPEGATPKDGPSAGIAMTTAMVSVFTGIPVRADVAMTGEITLRGEVLPIGGLKEKLLAAHRGGIKTVLIPEQNVKDLAEIPDNVKNKLEIVPVRWIDKVLEIALERQPEALADVPAVDAVAASTAKPEGATEVVKH
- a CDS encoding ABC transporter ATP-binding protein codes for the protein MPDFSSATSSFVPDSPATARQQPAVQGAARPDAIAVRGLTKRVADASGELTILHSVDFTVQRGETVAIVGASGSGKSTLLGLLAGLDTPSAGTVLIEDIDIFALDEDGRAALRKERLGFVFQSFQLLAHLTALENVMLPLELRGDGDARAKAEAMLGRVGLSSRLRHYPKFLSGGEQQRVALARAFVTEPPLLLADEPTGSLDAATGEAVIALMFELNRERGSTLVLVTHDTGIAARCGRTVTIAAGRLV
- a CDS encoding arylesterase: MDVLTNFRNLVALCALLVLGVGANAYSAPKTLLVVGDSLSAEYGIARGTGWVALLERKLQAQNIAASIVNASVSGETTSGGRTRLPALLTKHKPDIVVIELGANDGLRGLPVTAADANLRAMVSAARKADAQVLLVGMQIPPNYGRDYADKFSAMYGAISRDEKVALAPFMLAGVAEKADLFQADRLHPLAAAHPVILNNIWPSLAPLLKAK
- a CDS encoding NAD(P)H-hydrate dehydratase, coding for MQRAGQAGANVALDLLPMSTKNARVLVLAGPGNNGGDALECAAHLAHAGAQVTVMYFDGGASPERTRALERARASPAVFTDLTRDEIAASQWQLAIDGLFGIGLTRPVTGPFAALIDAVNALACPILALDVPSGLDADGGCVVGPGGCAVRATHTLTFIGDKPGLHTADGRDHAGSVTVATLEIDAAHFPPAAMRLGDVALFAGAARQRRQNTHKGSFGNVAVLGGAPGMSGAPILAGRAALHAGAGRVYLYFAGPAPATDPGQPELMCRAAHGADFGAAVTVAGPGLGGSDEAAHLLEAALASPQPLVADADALNLLAARLALAARLRGRKAATILTPHPLEAARLLGVGAGAIGRDRIDSARRLAAGLHAIVVLKGSGTVIAAPDGAIVINPTGNPALATAGTGDVLAGLCGALLAQGWPAWEAALGAVWLHGMAADVLVADGVGPIGLTAGELIPAIRTALNRLVAQRARQPR
- a CDS encoding HU family DNA-binding protein encodes the protein MNKTELIDHIATSADISKAAAARALDAMIDGVTTTLAKNDSVTLVGFGTFMVSERAARTGRNPRTKEEITIEAAKVPKFKAGKALKDAVN
- a CDS encoding SurA N-terminal domain-containing protein gives rise to the protein MQILLAIVIVPSFVFVGVSGYNSSGDSANTVAKVGGQALTQQEYEQALRRQLDQYRQRLGAQFDQKLFDTPEFRQSVLDNLIAQRAIVAEASRSHLGVADAAVQRAVAESLQDIPGMFKADGKLDEERAASLIASQTGLSPEGYFQSLKRDLTIQQMAAGVQGSAFAPRTVSQLVANLTEQERDVQELVLPLSGFAADVKVTDAMIKAYYDKNTKQYAVPEQASIEYVVFDANAIASGITVSDDEVAAVYNAAPARYTAPEERRASHILVAAAKDANAAAKTAAKAKAEAILADVRKAPSQFAAIAKAKSEDPGSAEQGGDLGVIEKGSLVPTVEGAIFKLKQGEVSGVVESEFGYHIITVTALKPAVLKPLEAVKGDIAAELKKQKAAKKYSEAAETFTNTVYEQADSLKPVADKLGLKIQTAAGLTRTPNPALGAAPYNNAKFLTALFSGEAIKDKRNTEAVEVAPSTLVSGRIVDFKPASVRPLAEVADEIRQRVTAQEALAAAKKAGDAKLAALKASGDATGFGAPLTISRAKIDGINPLAARAVLKADTSKLPAYVGIELPGMGYGIYRIGKVHQPAAPDEARRKADAEQIDNIVAQQDMVNYVEVLKEKAKVKIVKPVTAAKADGTE